The genome window TCTTTGGTGATTTTGTATATTTAGACAGATGGCACAAATATATCATGCTATTTATTACAGtgatggcgaagctgaatttttcaaccataaaaacattacaccagtctttagtcacatgatacttcagaaaccattgttgttgttttacacacGTATACAGTgggtaaagaaaatattttatttcatccaactgtatttactcagtccaacttataacatccaagttaAAAAGGTATAAGAAcaaaaagtcagaaaaaaaaagatttcctggagcatttcagtccatGGTAGGGCAACTGAATCAAACAATCAATGATGGGTGGCAAGGGACTGTCTAAAGATCTTTGGAATAAAGTTGTGGACAGTCACAagattaaagcaaaaggtggttcaacaaaatactgacaaggtggtgatactttttttctgacatgttgtaGTTATTCAATTGGATGttataagagtaaaaaaaaaatactgtgtccatcttcatttcaggctgcagagcaacaaaatgtgattatatttCAAAGGGGGGTGATTATTgtctatacccactgtatatagAATTATTCCTACCCCAGTAAATAATTTGACAGATGTCTGATTGTGTAAtctgttaaaatgtgttttgtttgcaCTTCAGAACAATCTGCTGAATATGGTGTGCTCCTCCCTGGTTAATAAGAGCTGTACCCCAGGCGAGAAGGACTGGGATAAGAAGACAAGTGTGTGGGCCATTATTACGGTTCTGGCCACAGAGATTACCACAGAAGACCCTGAGTTTCTCCTAAAGGTCGGTGTTTTGTATGTGTGTCTGTTAGTGTGTGTGGGTTATGTTGTCAGCTGGTAATGTGGTTTTGcatatttgatttgttttaggTTGCAGTCTATACTAGGCAGGAACTAAACATTCGTATCACAGCCAACTTCCTGCTGGCACTGGCTGCCCATCTGCCTGGTTCGAAGGCACACTTCAGAAGATATTTTTGTGCTGCTGTACAGCTGCCATCTGATTGGCTGGAGGTCACAAGAATCTATAGCATGGTAAGTGTTAATACTAAATATCTTACTGCCCTTAACAATGTATCTCCTTTATTCCTACCATATTTATTCTGGGTTTAGCATGGCAGATCTTCAAATAGGGATTTTATTTAGCTCTTACTGTATTATtcttgtttttaatgcttttaaaatatttatgtgcAGTGTTTCAGTAAATCTTTACCCTCCTGCCTGAAAAAAGCCCTAGCTGATAAATTTAAGCAGTTCACTGAATATCAGCTGGCCAAATACAATACACGGAAGCATCGCTGCAAGCACAACAAGAAGTGTAAGAAAGGAAAGGTAATATGTCAAAAACACttagtaaataatataataatcaaaaaatatacagTGGGCTCCATAAGTCTGAGACTACTGAACATTCctctttataatcttttttaatatatacttttaaaattcttaatgtttatttcaagagATTTTGAATCCCATATTTTTAGTGTTGCACATCCTACCAACTACTATTGAACTACTATAATGaacaatattccacaatatttCTTTTGTGTTTCCACATcacttttaaaatgcttttttcgaTCTCTCTTCTTTCAGGAAATCTCTGCTGCGCAGTGGAAAAAGTGGGGTGACCTTGTCAGAGTTGATGACATCTTGCTCAAAAAATATGTGAGCTTCGCTGTGTTTCGTTAGATCTGTTTGAGATTACATAGCATTGCAAACTACTATTGTACATCATGTGCTCTGAACATCTTATGATACCTTTCTGCATGTTATGATACAGTTGGAGAGCCAGAATCGGACTGCGAAGGATAAAAAACAGAGTGAATTCAGCCTCAAGAAAATGATAAAGCGCCTTCACATCAAAGAACCTGCAGAATATGTCATGGCCATTCTGGGAAAGAAGTTAGACTTAAAAACTGGCAtatacattttagtaaaaaatgtAACATCCAGTCATGAGTGAGTATGTTTGTTATCTGTCTTTGCATGCAGATACCCGAGTGATCTGAAGGCCTTCACTCGCAGTGGTCTTAGAGGGgtttgggagagagagagagctggaaaGATGATGAAGCTTAAGCAGCCCGACACATGGGAATGCAAACTGAGTCAGGAGGGAAACAAAGCTGCCACCTGGGAGAAACTCATCGGTGTGAATGAGGGAACTGCACTGGGTCCAAAATTGGCTTAATTCTTGAACATCTACTCATCtacttgtatgtttttttgtgtgattgCAGATGGACAGTCTCTTCCTTTTATGGCAATGCTGAGGAACCTGAGGAACATGATCTCTGTGGGCATCAGTGAGAATCATCATACCAAGATCCTCAACAGACTGACCTCGAAGGTGAGTGTCTCTTAATTCAGTCTTTTGCATTGTGAAACTTATGTAACATGATCAAGTAATTTATCGGTTTACTGTGTTTAATTTTACAGAATGCTGTAATCAAGAGCAGGCAGTTTCCTTTCCGTTTTCTGTCTGCTTATAAAGTCATTTTGGAGCTCAGTAAATTTGGTAagtttatgtatgtattatggtACCTGGATCAACATGtttgtcaaccaatcagattttagGATTAGGTTTTCATACTGATGTTGGGGCTTTAACATCAGTTTCAAGTTATAATTTCCCTTAATTTTAGAGGTCAGTAACAGTTAGGATTATGTTTGAATAAGATACTGATCCAGACACTTGTCCTGCTTTGCTAAATCATACATACATGTAAAAtcttacagaagatttctatttttgatcaaataaaagtttttttatgttcaatttaaaaaatcctacagaccccaaactttggcAACAGTAGTGTACAATTACTTTAGTCCCTATGAAAGACacttttatggtatttttaagatttttagggTTTGATTTACTAAACTTTGGATCTCATTGGATGTTGATGAATCCATATTAATCTAAATGAAATGGCGCATTCCCACTGCATCTTTGATTGACATGTGCCTGAGGAAGCTTTAGTGATATGTGCTTCCCCTTTCAGCTGGTGGCCCTGCGGTCAAGGTGCCAAGCTCCAGGGAGATCCTGCAAGGGGTCCTGAAGAAATTGCCTAAGAGCAAACGATTCCGAAAATGCAACTGGGAAACAACACCACGCAAGAGACTGAGGGTTACAATGAGTGTCCCCTTCGTCTACCGCATATTCAATGCCAAACGCAATCTTCTGAAAAAAGCGAAGTATGTATtgctaaaattttttttttttacaaatattaaagaaAATCTTTACATAGTATGATCATTTTagactaaaatgtattaatagaatttttgttttttagttcaaTTTACCCCTGCATTgacatgttgatttttttttttttgggtaatgtAATTTGTTAGTCAGAAGCTGTACACTCAGGAGCTTCTGAACAAGTATTGCTGTGCTTTGGAGAAAGCTGTGCAGATCTCCTGCAAATACAACATCCCGCCTCTCCCTGGACGCACTCTTGTGATCTGCAATTCAAATTTTTCTGAGGATCGGGACTGGAGTGGTGCTAATGATGTCTGCTTGCCCCCTGAAAGCCACGAAGATACTGATGAGAATAAATTCTCAGCATCGGTCAGATATCTTATTTCTTCAGTTATTAGCACAGTATAGTTGTACTTTCATGTGTTTCTCAAAGTGACTGtggatttatgtttttgttagatATTGTATAAGTGATTACATTCAATTTGTTATGAAATTAGACTCTTAGTATAAATGAAACCTGTGGACTATATGTACTGCAGGTACAGGAAGCTGCAATGCTTTTATGCATGATGATCAACTACTGTAGCGAAGATTCCCAAGTCATGCTGCTTGAATATGACAGCTTCCAGGAGTTCAAGATGAAGTCTGATGTGCTTTTGGATAATGTGAGACAAGCAATGAAGCAAGTGAAGGTGAGAATTTCCCTTTTGTTGTGAATATACTCTTATAAAtccttctttctatttttttttctataaaaaaatacatttacatttaaaataaagccctttagatacaaataaaacaataaaaaaatgtataataaaacactatgaaataaaatcagtcattttaaatgctacacgTAAATTTAGGTACCACAACATTGTAATGTACATTAGAAAAAAGGAACAgtcttattaaaatattagtgtTTTAATCTAAATGCAAAAAGGAATGTTTTATCCTCTCTTTTTCTGTCCCTCTTTCTCTCAGGATTTGAATGACTATGATGTACAGTCTGAATGCATATCTTTCACAGCATTCTTCGCTAAGCTAATTGAAGAGAAGACAAAGGTGTGAGCCCCTTTTGCATTTATACTTGTCCCAGGATACGTTCAATTATTTTGCACATGACATGTCTGTTAAAACGTCTCCCCCCACAGCTGGATCGTATAGTTGTGTATGATAGTTACTACCCCAACAGAAATTTAATGACGGCTATCAATAACTATCGGCAAGATGTCAACCCTGATGCTGTTGTGATATTTGTGGTTCTCGGAAACACGTATGTTTTGTAAAACTTGTTTCTTCAATTGCCAACATTGAAACTTCATGTCTTTCCATTAAAAGGCCTGCTGCTTTGACAAGAAATCTGaccaaaatattttgtttattttgaacagGTCTCCAACGGATCTTTTGAAATACAAACTGAACTCCAACACTGTAGAGCTTAGAGGGTTTAGCGAGCAGATCCTGAAGTAAGATATTTAGCTGAATCTTTAGCTGTTATACTCAATATACATACTTTCTTGTTAAATACTTTGAGAtgctttttattgtaaaaaaaaaaaacatgcagttgTCAGTAAGAGCTAGTGTAGAATCTACCAAGTGCTCACAATATGCATTACCATTCAGAACGCTAGGGTtggtataatttaaaattaaaaaattaaattaaattaaatgtatgcatttagcagacgcttttatccaaagcgacttacagtgcattcaggctatcaattttaaatataatgtgttCCCGgtgaatcgaacccccaacattgcacttgataacgcagtgctctaccaattgagctacaggaatacttaatttaaaaaattattattatttctttttaaataaccaAATTGGTCAAAAtggtaatatttttacaatttaaaatacatttttaaaatgtgttttaaaatttaatttcttcctctgatgtcaaagctgaattttcagtcttcagtgtcacatgatcattcggaattcaatctaatatgctgacgtggtgctcaagaaacatttattattattattattattattattattattattattataatcaatgttgagaACATGCATACTTTACCTCAATCACATTTCCATCAACTTGGTGCTTCCTTGTTGCATAAAAATTGATCTTTGAATATCTAAAATGTGTCCAAACAACCTTTAAACATCGCAATAATAATATGCTTTTAAGTTCCTAAAGAttaccattttatatatatatatatatatatatatatatttttttttttttttttttttatgttaaacttCAGCAGAGAAAGCAGTGTTAGAATtggtatgtttaaataaattcatatgaACAGTCTAATTCAGATAAATGTTTTAAACTGACATGGAATTTTTGCTGTTGGTAACTTAcagtatttattgttatattagtGCATTCAATACTGTACATCCTTATAtctgtttgtaaaaaaacaacGTATTTTACTTCTTACTACTTTACTGTTGAAtctattttaataatgatttaatttagatttgttCTATGATCGTAGGTTTGTCTCAGAGAGAGGCTCCTCAAGGATGCTGCAGCATGTGGAGCACATGGACAGAATCTATAACATCCCACCACCACAGGGGCGCAAAACTGAACCTGAGAGAGCGGCTGATGTCATCTCACTGCCGGCAACACCAAAGTTCAGGTATAACCATAAAAAATCCAAAAAGTCACTAGTCTTAAAATGTTCGTCAATCTCTTAACGTTGGGTGGCTGTGGTCCAGCATTTAATCCAATGGAGACCAGACAAGTGATTAGTATATtggaaattaaatacaaaaaaaataaacttgttcTCATCACTTTTCTTTCCTTACTCTTCATAGATGGAAGAGTGTCCGAGTGTTCATCTCTTCTACGTTCAGAGACATGCATGCGGAGAGGGATGTTCTTGTTCGTAGTGTGTTTCCTGAGCTCAGGAGGCGAGCTGCGCCACACTATCTCTACCTGCAGGAAGTGGAGCTGCGCTGGGGCGTAACCGAGGAGGAGTCTAACCGTGCTGTGGAGCTCTGTCTGTCTGAAGTCTGTCGAAGCCAGCTGCTGCTTGGAATTCTGGGGGAGAGATATGGCTTAGTGCCGCCCCGCCCCACCCTACCTGAGCTTCCTCAATACAGCtgggtaaatacatttatttgtctgatagatgcttttatcaaaaatGTGATACAGGTGACTATTATTAATCACGTATGGTCTTGCTGctgtttaatttttaatgagtTAATGTTGACCAGAAAATTGCAAGCTAAAAAGGGAggcaaaataaaaagtacaatacTTTTCAGAAGCTGGTGGctagaaattattttttaaagacatttaataatttaactgatctaaattgacagtaaagattaTTTATAACCCATaactgctttttaaaaacttttacacCACAAACATTCTTGAAATATTAAGCAAGGACAACtttcaacattttcaacatttccaAAATTGAGAAGAAGTGTTTCTTGATACAGGATATTTAATGTGCTAAAGTTACATGAATTGTTTTCATGCTTCACTCTGCCAGCTGAGCTCTGCGCCTGATGGGTTATCCATCACTGAAATGGAGATTCGACAGTTTCAAGCTCTGCATCCAGACACTGCCCAGAGCCGCATGTTCTTCTACTTCAGATCTCCTCATCTTGCcaggtatacatttatttatttgtctgctGATTGGGTTCATTTTGTAGTTGACAGACGGGAGCCTAAAAGTGAAATCATGGAAAACAGTTTCCGCTGCAAGCTAATGTTTCTTAAATTCTGTGATTTACAGGAGATACAGTATGTCATATAATCtactttttgtgtgtttgtatgttcaGTTCAGTGCCAGTGGCGTGGAGGACAGACTTTGCGGCAGAATCCAAAGATGCTGAAGCTAAAATGAACAGCCTGAAATCATGGATCTGGAACAGCAACTTCAAAGTGACAGAAAAGTGAGTTCAGTACATTTATCTTGCCAGCACAGTgagtatttgtgtttatttttactcTGCTTTATATTCTCTTAGCTATCCCTGTGAATGGGGTGGGGTGGTGGATGGAAAGCCCTATCTGAAATGCCTAGAGGACTTTGGGAGGGCAGCGCTGGAGAATATCTGGGAAGCCGTTCAGCAGCTCTTTGTGGAGGTCAGATTATGGTCAAAACGCATGAAATGAACCGTTTTCTTATGTTTCACGTTTTTGGGGCCACTCAGTAATAATTTGAAACACCAATTTAAAGATAAATCAGTTAAAACAAGAATAAGGATGATGTGGATAAATAGATTTAAGTCTGACAGCGTCTTCATCTGGTCCAGGATTCTGGCCAAACTGGAAAATCATTTACCATTACCAATCATTTACAATTACCAATCACTTTATAATCGCATAAtctattcattcttttttttttttttttttatcaaactttataaaaaaaataaaaaaataaataaaagtaatgtggattttaaaattttgattcatatcaatgaaatcaaaataaacattgtttGGACATTTGATAACTTGTTTGATGAAACTTTTTGTCGAAATAATACCCCTATACACacctagcttttttttttaatttattaattagtgGAGTTAACTCCTCACCAATatttctgttattgttttgtaggAGACGAATGAAGACGTGGCTTCAGAGATTGAGGAACAAGAAGTGCATCAGGATGCCCAACAGCGACAGTTTCATGGCAGGGCAAAGCTTATTTCAATGGCAACAGAAAAAGTTCAAGAATGTCAGCAAAAAGGAGGAATTCTGCTGGTTGAGGGAAATCCTGGAGAGGGCAAAACTGTGTTCATGGTAACCGTACATTGCTTAAAAAGCTATCGTTCTTCATGTATTATTGCCAGTGTTTGATCAGTTAGGAAAAGAACACTATCTCTCTCTGTATCTTCTGTTTTATTAAGGCTGCCCTGGCTCAGGCACTCAAAACCTCTGTCAAGAACAAGAAAGCCCCTCTTTGTGATGTCATATCCTACTCCACTGATGCTAGCCAGTCAGCTTGCTGTGTTGAGCATCTTCTTCGCTGTCTTGTTCAGTGGCTGAGGAAAGGAAAAGACGATGTGGAGCTGCCTCCAAACACATCTTATAAGTAAAGAAGGATCTGATGTAACATGCATTTTCCTTTCACCAGACACATTGCATAATTATTCTCTTGTTGTACTACAGAGATTTGTTGTCCGAATTCCACTTGAACTTGAATGACCTGAACATAAAGAAGCCACTGGCATTACTTGTTGATGGGGCGGACCGTGTCCATGATGGTCGAGGTCAAAGACTGTCAGAATGGATCCCACATCACATCCCTAAAGTAAAATAGaaatgaacatgcacacacaaacacacacgcacacttacTGTAAATAAGTGGAGTTAATATGATTGAACCTTCTCATCGACCAGTCAATTTGTTCTTTGTCCTCTCAGGGTGTCTGTCTGGTTGTGAGTGTTACTTCAGAATCATCACTGCAAAACACTATTAGCAAAAGGAAAGGTACTGTGTCATTTCCACTGGGGCAGTTATCTTTACCTGACAAGAAGGAGATTGTGCAGAAACAGCTTGTTGAGTTTGGAAAGAAACTGAGTGACTCTGCTTTCAATAACCAGGTGAATTTCCCTTTTGctgttgaggaaaaaaaataaaaataatataatataaaaacccTCTCTTTTAATATTTAGTGAATGGTTTGTTGTGTTTGCCCTGTAGCTTCAGACGCTGCTGATGAAGAAAGGCTCTGTGAGTCCACTCTACCTCCGTTTGGCTTGTGAGGAGCTCCGGAATTATGCCTCCTTTGATAAGGTAAATGGTTAaagaatgcacattttaaaatttatttttagtgatccacaaaatgttattttgcaAAAGAAGTGTGAAGTTAAACACCATATTAATGATGAAAATTGTGGTTTAGATGAAGGACAGCCTCCAGTCTCTTCCTCAGTCCTTTGGTGAGCTGGTGCAGCACAGTCTGCTGAGGCTGCAGAATGAATATTGCAGAGCAGGACTGGGATGGGCATTAGCTACTCTTGCCATCAGCTCCACTGGTACAAGACATTTAATTTGAtgctttattataatgttttgttaattCTTTTATTGGGTAAAAgtttggcatatatatatatatatatatatatatatatatatatatatatatatatatatatatatatatatatatactttcttttctttttttttctttttttaataagcaaattaatgaataataatgtgTTGAATATATTAGGAAATCTGCACACAGAAtccaaaatgtttatttgttttgattcCTTATGTCAAATGTATTGAAAATGAATATTTCTCTAATCACTAATCTGTTTCTTTCACAGGGCTGCGGGAGAGTTCTCTTTACACTATACTGAACATGTGCAATGATTTAAACTCCAGAGGTGGACAGGTGACGTGGCAGGAAGTGCTCCATATAGCAAGGCATCCAGAGAGCCGTGTTCCCATGGCAATATTCTCTCAGCTGGCACGAACTTTGCACAGGTATAGCTCGAAATACAGTGGAGTGTACAGATATAAGAAGTCACTTCTGCTTTTgacaagaaatatatttttttctgttcttctaATGCAGCTTAATTGGACCGTCCCATGGTCAGGGTTCAGATGACCTCCTGATTTTAACCCATCCAGAGGTGAGGTCAGCCTTTGAACATCTGTACCTGTCTACTGAAGAGAGTAGAACAAGAAGTCATCTGATAATTGCAGGTAAAATAAGATGCATGTAAATCTTGatacattttatgtgttttatttgggGTACaggaagttttttttgttgttgttgttgcagcaagcatgcattaaatttaaacttttatattgttacaaaaaatattatttgaaataactACTGTTCTTTTTCAAGCTTTCTGTTTATGAAAGAATCCTGTTTCTTGGGCACCAAATTGGCAtaatagaataatttctgaagaatcagtTGACATTGAATATTATTTCGAAtgaattttacattacattttagctatataaaatagaaaacagttattttaaatcattacattatttcacaatatttttactgtattttttttatcaaataaatgcagccttggtgagaattagagacttcttccaaaaaaaaatcttaccaaccccaaacatttgaaaatttgaaagcatgtttttttgtatatgtttgttaaaaaaaatgttgtttttttttcagctcaccTTTGGGTGCAGTCAAATCCTCAGGGCAAGGATACATTTCTTCACTCTGATGCTGATATTTTGTATCAACTCCCTGCCCACCTGGTTAGTGTCTTCCTACTCTCTTCTTTGATTTTTCAGCTTTAGTGACCATTGTGAGGTTACAAAACTCATAAGAGATGTGTATTCTCTCTCTTTGCTCAGATGGGCAGTAATCAGTGGGAGCCTTTGTGTTTTCTGCTGTCCAGTTACTACTTCCTCTATGCTAATGTGCGGCAAGGACTTCTTCACCAACTTCTGGAGACCTACATTTTGTTTGGTAAGAGAagcttctgattttttttttcacaggttataatatttaatattttttccttttatccATTTAGCCCAAAAACATGAGACCCATCAACTGCAATCCAAAAGATCAACAGGTATTTCACTTTTCTATAATGTATGTTTATAAAAAACAAACTACTTAAAAGtactcaaaatatatttaatatatgagtGGAAATGTgtactaaaattacaaataaacctatagcaaatgcatttgtgttttCAGATAAAATGAAGGATTT of Carassius gibelio isolate Cgi1373 ecotype wild population from Czech Republic chromosome A2, carGib1.2-hapl.c, whole genome shotgun sequence contains these proteins:
- the tep1 gene encoding telomerase protein component 1, with the translated sequence MKTPASLQTDLKVNTDARLQRLHRSPRLENRFLSQAPTALSHHLCTSPSWAKQTSTSSSCPALQPTSLSSTMATSSLLSSTMMSSLSSPSSLLSTKNTLLMEPSLHPPVSCTLSSSYSHNPLLSSSKISTPSTAPPICSYPPPSMEKKSGLNEKREVEDMLFSSKVLQRSSEEPRQDVRHESLEEDDQVLSSEMPALNIDLDGDGEQIVAPHEEFGLLEASEDEHLVELRDQKNNLLNMVCSSLVNKSCTPGEKDWDKKTSVWAIITVLATEITTEDPEFLLKVAVYTRQELNIRITANFLLALAAHLPGSKAHFRRYFCAAVQLPSDWLEVTRIYSMCFSKSLPSCLKKALADKFKQFTEYQLAKYNTRKHRCKHNKKCKKGKEISAAQWKKWGDLVRVDDILLKKYLESQNRTAKDKKQSEFSLKKMIKRLHIKEPAEYVMAILGKKYPSDLKAFTRSGLRGVWERERAGKMMKLKQPDTWECKLSQEGNKAATWEKLIDGQSLPFMAMLRNLRNMISVGISENHHTKILNRLTSKNAVIKSRQFPFRFLSAYKVILELSKFAGGPAVKVPSSREILQGVLKKLPKSKRFRKCNWETTPRKRLRVTMSVPFVYRIFNAKRNLLKKANQKLYTQELLNKYCCALEKAVQISCKYNIPPLPGRTLVICNSNFSEDRDWSGANDVCLPPESHEDTDENKFSASVQEAAMLLCMMINYCSEDSQVMLLEYDSFQEFKMKSDVLLDNVRQAMKQVKDLNDYDVQSECISFTAFFAKLIEEKTKLDRIVVYDSYYPNRNLMTAINNYRQDVNPDAVVIFVVLGNTSPTDLLKYKLNSNTVELRGFSEQILKFVSERGSSRMLQHVEHMDRIYNIPPPQGRKTEPERAADVISLPATPKFRWKSVRVFISSTFRDMHAERDVLVRSVFPELRRRAAPHYLYLQEVELRWGVTEEESNRAVELCLSEVCRSQLLLGILGERYGLVPPRPTLPELPQYSWLSSAPDGLSITEMEIRQFQALHPDTAQSRMFFYFRSPHLASSVPVAWRTDFAAESKDAEAKMNSLKSWIWNSNFKVTENYPCEWGGVVDGKPYLKCLEDFGRAALENIWEAVQQLFVEETNEDVASEIEEQEVHQDAQQRQFHGRAKLISMATEKVQECQQKGGILLVEGNPGEGKTVFMAALAQALKTSVKNKKAPLCDVISYSTDASQSACCVEHLLRCLVQWLRKGKDDVELPPNTSYKDLLSEFHLNLNDLNIKKPLALLVDGADRVHDGRGQRLSEWIPHHIPKGVCLVVSVTSESSLQNTISKRKGTVSFPLGQLSLPDKKEIVQKQLVEFGKKLSDSAFNNQLQTLLMKKGSVSPLYLRLACEELRNYASFDKMKDSLQSLPQSFGELVQHSLLRLQNEYCRAGLGWALATLAISSTGLRESSLYTILNMCNDLNSRGGQVTWQEVLHIARHPESRVPMAIFSQLARTLHSLIGPSHGQGSDDLLILTHPEVRSAFEHLYLSTEESRTRSHLIIAAHLWVQSNPQGKDTFLHSDADILYQLPAHLMGSNQWEPLCFLLSSYYFLYANVRQGLLHQLLETYILFAQKHETHQLQSKRSTDKMKDFEDCLSFLKRHSLLFSQWPALFVQTALNESCDSSAHLWAESMTRNGGVHAVKWLNCTDAAHKKASELVSTFHSEPSCVEVSPDGKLVAVGTGEGRLHFLHTETGQEVKSLMSSGDGISGCVFLGDELVATTSFDGQVEVWDVANGCRTAHMNAHSNKITGCDVSPDKKLFATVSLDLTLKVWSAQKSKEVASLVNPSPLNCVNFDLESQLVAVGCWDGAIRLWNWLEQKNVMTLLGHQSSVRSLSFSPCSSMLCSGCVSGEVRLWSVTGAACVGSYHAHRGSTQSLNFLQGGNLLLSAGHDSVVHVWSGGLGKTVAVLGEEKIPSLQQQKRSRRGNEDEANALCVAAASGYAAVGYHGNGIKMFNLKSGEKVWSSEDLRVSMLCLMWMEAKGTELLLSGGMDHKIRVWERQGENLENLVLIGSFGVQKGPILSLAQNSTYVASASDDFTIALWLKNTLTSKPWIDPKVMCILRGHNGGVTCLDFSSDGKELLSGGKDQALMIWKVNASPPVLSQTISNCHGDWITGCAWTSSSVLSCSGDCKLRMWDIQTGCLLREILSTSSLNTMCCWEDHVMAGSTDGMLMVWKWESGMEITRIQAHKSRLHHCTVVFQPDLEKNVKAEDLLVASASEDGTVKFWHPLQVQHHNTLHGHSAEIQALVCKESGLPEFLTVSADRSLRSWSVTTAMETPRCQKGSVTSVFFLGTDELVVCGYDTGRLEIWHQNSMVYWKKVSDGSLLSVTGMPNNELAVGSSDCSVCIWKLDWDSKKCIVGLDEVTSYKVESPVSFLFYCGILFGVYMDGKIIDVVSTKDSTREVYAWANEVRPLGVMENDSKSFWVWGQKKGILYLGLLLSLNTSDSPFINFCEDAVGKRVEDLEMEENHEDMEEEQQQQQEEQQKEKEEEQQQQEEQQEEEEEEQQQQEKDEEQQQPEKEEEQQQKKLRDECRRERQTAIQRAEQISTWITAAAVLNDFFVCGDCKGNMWFNQPPNLSTWSQRKPAHTDKVSVLRLTESLIISASYDRTVKLWDRNTKKQVGMFVCGGPVKVLEVDPCDPKKFVCGDTQGQLYFLSWKG